In Rhea pennata isolate bPtePen1 chromosome 20, bPtePen1.pri, whole genome shotgun sequence, a single window of DNA contains:
- the ZNHIT3 gene encoding zinc finger HIT domain-containing protein 3, whose product MRAARRCGVCGAAGGAAKYRCPRCAAAYCSVPCCRTHRERCAPEREAAAEHPAQAAAPPAPRCCGSAAPPAPGSPWSVADILTEDDEQDRVPLQKLKLLGESEELRGLLLNPHLRQLLLTVDQAEEKNSLMKKYMQEPLFVEFADCCLRIVEPPEKENILPE is encoded by the exons atgcgggcggcgcggcggtgcGGCGTGTGcggagcggcgggcggcgcggccaaGTACCGCTGCCCGCGGTGCGCCGCCGCCTA CTGCTCCGTGCCGTGCTGCAGGACCCACAGGG AGCGGTGCGCCCCGgagcgggaggcggcggcggagcaCCCGGCTCaagcggccgcgccgccggcgccgcgctgctgCGGCTCTGctgcgcccccggccccgggcagcccctGGTCGGTGGCGGACATCCTGACGGAAGACGACGAGCAAGACCGAGTTCCGCTGCAGAAACTCAAGCTTTTAG gggAATCAGAAGAACTGAGAGGCTTGCTTCTGAATCCACATCTCAGGCAATTACTGCTAACGGTAGatcaagcagaagaaaaaaactccctcatgaaaaaatacatgcagGAGCCATTATTTGTTGAGTTTGCAGACTGCTGTTTGAGAATTGTGGAAcccccagagaaggagaacaTTCTTCCTGAGTGA
- the LOC134149556 gene encoding lysophosphatidic acid receptor 1-B-like: MNGYPNCSVNYTKIWSSQLVLALGIPQLTINIISVIFNCTVIFTIMATKDLHKPILVLFFNLAFSDLFTSSSGFWISVLFITNPDSTIFGSKDMLAPYAFYTISILSTIYNLVSIGIERYLAVAESIRTRFRVSRKHSLAAVLINWALAFFFGCLPLMGWNCLHRENNLSVLYSPFCVDYLIFITIPNCVVAFIVPLFTYLSIIIILRKRKLKMKACGQATGTYKSAEIQVARTSIFIWLLALVSYAPFFAGVLFDATNHQCPLDLYPSAYIFRNCTAVLVTMNCLGNPVIYTLKTKELGAKLKALKCPSGNRIHVCTVKSI; the protein is encoded by the coding sequence ATGAATGGATATCCAAATTGCTCCGTTAACTATACTAAAATCTGGAGCTCACAGTTAGTGCTTGCACTGGGCATCCCTCAACTGACTATTAACATAATATCCGTGATCTTCAACTGCACCGTTATCTTCACAATAATGGCTACCAAGGATCTGCATAAGCCTATTCTTGTACTCTTCTTCAATTTGGCTTTTTCTGATCTCTTCACCAGCTCTTCCGGCTTCTGGATTTCAGTGCTGTTCATCACCAACCCTGACAGTACAATCTTTGGATCCAAGGATATGCTTGCACCTTATGCCTTTTATACTATATCTATTTTATCTACCATCTATAACTTGGTAAGCATTGGAATTGAGCGCTACCTGGCCGTAGCTGAAAGCATCAGGACAAGATTCAGGGTTTCTAGAAAGCATTCTCTAGCTGCTGTTTTAATTAACTGGGCCCTTGCTTTCTTTTTCGGCTGCTTGCCATTGATGGGATGGAACTGCTTGCATAGGGAAAATAATCTCTCTGTCCTCTACAGTCCATTTTGTGTTGACTATCTCATCTTCATCACCATTCCCAATTGTGTGGTGGCCTTTATTGTACCTTTGTTCACCTACCTCAGCATCATTATCAtcttgaggaaaagaaagctgaaaatgaaagcatgtGGACAAGCTACTGGCACCTACAAATCAGCTGAGATTCAGGTTGCCAGAACTAGCATTTTTATTTGGCTCCTGGCATTGGTCTCCTATGCTCCTTTTTTTGCAGGAGTCCTATTTGATGCAACCAACCATCAGTGCCCCCTTGATCTCTACCCAAGCGCCTACATCTTTCGAAATTGTACAGCTGTGTTGGTAACCATGAACTGTTTGGGAAACCCCGTAATATATACACTGAAGACCAAAGAACTGGGGGCTAAACTCAAGGCTCTGAAGTGCCCTTCTGGCAACCGCATCCATGTCTGCACTGTTAAGAGTATCTAG